The Verrucomicrobiaceae bacterium DNA window GGGGGCAGCGCCAGCTAGCAGCGTGGCCTTCAATCGCGTGACAGACCCGAGCGGGAATCCGACGCAGATCCTCGGTAGCATCGAGTCCCAGGGCCAAGTCTATGTGATCAACCAAAACGGCATCATCTTCGGCGGTGCTAGCGTGGTGAATACCGGTGCCCTCACCGTCTCTTCACTCCCCATCAATGACAATCTCGTGAGCCGCGGCCTCTTGAGCAATCCAGACGCGCAGTTCCTCTTCTCCGCCACGGCCCAGGCCGCCGGCAACAAGGGGCCCACACCTGCCTACACACCGCCCGCGCCCCTAGCAGCGGCCGCATCGGTGACGTGATCGTACAGCCTGGTGCACAGATTACTGCCCCTACCTCCTCGGCCAACGTCGGCGGTCGCGTCGCCCTCATCGGTCCGAATGTGAAAAATGAAGGCAGCATCTACAGCCCAGACGGTCAGACCATTCTCGCCGCTGGCATGCAGGTAGGTTTTGATGCCCACAGCAGTGATGACCCCAGTCTGCGCGGCCTGGATGTGTATGTAGGCAGTGTCGGCAGCTACGGTGGCAGCGCCACAAACACGGGTCTCATCTCCGCCCCTCGTGGCAGCATCATCATCGCAGGAAAGAATGTCAGCCAGAACGGCTTTGTGCAGAGTAGCACCAGCGTCGCTCTCAA harbors:
- a CDS encoding filamentous hemagglutinin N-terminal domain-containing protein, which translates into the protein MNPNLPGTMLPDVPNGLGVGGLDLNHIVSGANAPVQSLENARSIVTIQQTQQQAMLEWNTFNVGRQTTVRFDQSNTGAAPASSVAFNRVTDPSGNPTQILGSIESQGQVYVINQNGIIFGGASVVNTGALTVSSLPINDNLVSRGLLSNPDAQFLFSATAQAAGNKGPTPAYTPPAPLAAAASVT